A part of Drosophila bipectinata strain 14024-0381.07 chromosome 3L, DbipHiC1v2, whole genome shotgun sequence genomic DNA contains:
- the ens gene encoding uncharacterized protein ens isoform X9 encodes MASLGHENYSNNPEVENTSKRADSREGSAERKAHALKSAFAPSAAMSEANALPKISACGVSAGATLHWFAQVGGPSTSHGSEDDSQASKDREEKLRYARDRQNEERQRKIEELRAQAEAAQRYREQKEEERRRRIEEIRVRDTEKRHQVEERKKAIVEAEKERREYILKKNLERDSRIEIKKRDRNSIGFAFGSSTPRLLDVPADYGLVSPSAFWGQRRSTSISNVAGATLSRRSSERELADSGAKKRASSSTDRHDDHRRKSSSMYEVFNWGYSNDEPPKRFSLSIAGSEINIDGPAPPQRPPAPTSSSSTSATKQTAHRPHPPTTTTTTTSTTTTGQNYNHNSYRKEDNVDTSPMVFRSVYRRKTDLMPTIPSPRDGHYGSRGSLSTTPARTPGRAYSMNRLDQLAQPIRRNGEHVRAILERERRERELEMLDETSSLGGGRRSASGSARARRAGSAGSGSSSAAGIMSRSMTHLAGGGGGGGGSRGKYSLGGGISTSFRPLGSGAGGQRDSTSKSMTQISSWSVYGSTTSTPPNHHNLHRQSTLGLQTAATKKYLQSSFASASSSASFRSNANLKTTGRGQQQQYAISTNPHHRFLDLDPNSLLLMNSASLLVNAGSRSGNATPGGHFNSSRPGSAMSTSTNMSTSGLVNRRPATAPRKPRPASIAGTGMSLEEINKLKKEQKPPVKTTAASPSAQTTPKRTQNLMSTSMIVTSSSSRQSAEKKTPSKREPLVPKAASASKALPNRTASSERISRLSREPKIKDNSAMTRSMIVTSSSSTTTTTKVAAAPAPAPAPAPAPVPVAAPAPEQNGVAKVAENTPAEVAVPTVAVIAETPVAAPAVSKAEKEALNSEKTEEVARQVEATAVPPETEAVFQIASVNVEEKSDEGTEKESSPKPQEPVQVVSKQSRSKENSEVRELTPPEGADLMTASMMAKKITTEEEAKAALAERRRLAREEAERQAELERQRLEAERLAELKAQEEEAERQRLFEEESMRLAEEQRRGEEERLRKAIEEAQQREEEEQRKREDEERQRVEREEAEKKAKEEAEKQRVEVAERLKREEKEREERRKRVEAIMSRTRKGGAAAPSKDGSDKAAPAATAPANNSSSNSDTNSSNNSAGGSPSSADATPTPNETPAETVTASEPPNSQAMYEQSVLDKQNSLINSFSTMIIDENAKNLQQVSNGKLLADFEGTNTVPAVANGNGHIENVNNKNDINLLQDVVAPAATQLIDLSIESQDLHLNNNNSLLTSTAATTTLVTADSHENKDISLL; translated from the exons ATGGCGAGTCTTGGCCACGAAAATTATTCGAATAATCCCGAAG TGGAAAACACATCCAAGCGAGCCGACAGCCGCGAGGGCAGCGCCGAGCGTAAAG CCCACGCACTTAAATCTGCATTCGCACCATCAGCCGCCATGTCGGAGGCCAATGCGTTGCCAAAGATCTCCGCCTGCGGCGTCAGCGCCGGCGCAACTTTGCATTGGTTTGCCCAGGTGGGCGGGCCGAGCACCAGCCACGGCAGTGAAGACGACTCTCAAG CGTCCAAAGACCGCGAGGAGAAGCTGAGGTACGCCCGCGACCGACAAAATGAGGAGCGACAGCGAAAGATCGAGGAGCTGCGCGCCCAGGCAGAGGCCGCCCAAAGGTATCGCGAACAGAAAGAGGAGGAGCGTCGGCGCCGCATCGAGGAGATTCGCGTCCGGGACACAGAAAAGCGCCACCAGGTGGAGGAACGCAAGAAGGCCATAGTCGAGGCCGAAAAAGAGCGTCGCGAGTACATCCTCAAAAAGAATCTA GAACGCGACTCCCGAATAGAAATCAAGAAACGGGACAGAAACTCTATTGGCTTTGCGTTTGGCTCGTCGACTCCTCGCCTGCTGGATGTGCCCGCGGATTATGGTCTGGTATCGCCCAGTGCCTTTTGGGGTCAGCGGAG GTCCACATCCATATCAAACGTTGCCGGCGCCACGCTCTCACGTCGAAGTTCGGAGCGAGAACTTGCCGACAGTGGTGCTAAGAAGCGTGCCTCATCCTCGACGGATCGACACGATG ATCACCGACGTAAATCTTCGTCCATGTACGAGGTGTTCAATTGGGGCTATTCCAATGATGAGCCGCCCAAGCGCTTCTCGCTCTCCATTGCCGGCAGCGAGATCAATATCGATGGGCCGGCGCCACCTCAGCGTCCCCCAGCGCccacttcttcttcttctacttCTGCTACCAAACAAACAGCGCACAGACCCCATCCaccaactacaacaacaacaacaactagcaCCACAACTACAGGCCAAAACTACAACCATAACTCGTATCGTAAGG AAGATAACGTTGATACATCACCCATGGTGTTCCGAAGCGTTTACCGCAGGAAAACGGACCTCATGCCGACAATACCCAGCCCCCGAGACGGGCATTATGGTTCGCGAGGCTCCCTGAGCACCACGCCGGCCAGAACCCCAG GACGTGCCTACTCGATGAACCGCCTGGACCAGCTGGCGCAACCGATACGCCGCAACGGAGAGCATGTGCGTGCCATTCTGGAGCGGGAGCGACGCGAACGAGAACTGGAGATGCTAGACGAGACCTCCTCCCTTGGCGGGGGCCGGCGCAGTGCCTCCGGCAGTGCTCGAGCACGGCGGGCGGGCAGCGCCGGTAGCGGTAGTTCCAGTGCCGCCGGCATCATGTCCCGCAGCATGACCCACCTGgctggtggcggcggcggcggaggaggCTCGCGCGGAAAGTACTCCCTGGGCGGCGGGATATCGACCAGTTTCCGGCCATTGGGCAGCGGAGCCGGAGGGCAGCGCGACTCGACCAGTAAGAGCATGACCCAGATTAGCAGTTGGTCGGTTTATGGCAGCACCACCTCGACACCACCCAACCACCACAATCTGCACCGCCAGTCCACACTTGGGCTGCAAACTGCGGCAACTAAGAAATACCTCCAGTCATCATTTGCCTCAGCCTCATCCTCCGCATCCTTCCGCTCGAACGCGAACCTTAAAACGACCGGGCgtggccagcagcagcaatatgCGATCTCTACTAACCCCCACCACCGTTTTCTCGATCTCGATCCCAACTCATTGTTGCTCATGAACTCTGCTAGTTTGTTAGTGAATGCAG GCTCGCGATCGGGAAATGCCACGCCCGGTGGACACTTCAACAGCTCAAGGCCCGGCAGCGCCATGTCCACTTCGACAAATATGTCCACATCCGGTCTGGTCAACAGGCGACCGGCCACAGCGCCCAGGAAGCCAAGGCCCGCCAGTATCGCTGGCACGGGCATGTCTCTTGAGG AGATCAACAAGCTTAAAAAGGAGCAGAAGCCGCCCGTTAAAACGACAGCCGCCTCGCCGTCCGCACAAACGACCCCCAAACGAACACAGAACCTTATGTCCACCTCCATGATCGTGACCTCCAGCTCATCGCGGCAGAGTGCCGAAAAGAAGACTCCCTCAAAGAGA gaACCCTTGGTGCCCAAGGCAGCATCTGCTTCCAAGGCTCTGCCAAATCGCACCGCAAGCTCAGAACGGATCAGCCGACTCAGCAGGGAACCCAAAATCAAGGATAACTCTGCCATGACGAGGTCTATGATCGTCACCAGTAGCAGTTCTACAACAACCACCACAAAAGTAGCTgcagctccagctccggctCCCGCTCCTGCACCCGCACCTGTACCCGTTGCTGCACCAGCTCCGGAACAGAATGGAGTGGCTAAGGTGGCTGAGAATACCCCCGCAGAGGTGGCAGTACCAACGGTTGCAGTTATTGCCGAGACTCCCGTTGCTGCGCCTGCAGTGAGCAAGGCTGAAAAGGAGGCCTTGAACTCTGAGAAGACCGAGGAAGTGGCTCGTCAGGTAGAGGCAACAGCTGTGCCACCAGAGACAGAGGCCGTCTTCCAGATTGCCTCTGTTAATGTGGAGGAGAAGTCCGACGAGGGCACGGAGAAGGAATCCAGCCCCAAGCCACAGGAGCCAGTTCAGGTTGTCAGCAAACAGTCGCGGAGCAAGGAGAACTCAGAGGTGCGAGAGTTGACGCCGCCGGAGGGGGCTGATCTGATGACAGCATCGATGATGGCCAAAAAGATCACGACCGAGGAGGAAGCCAAGGCCGCTTTGGCCGAAAGACGACGCCTGGCCCGCGAGGAGGCCGAACGACAGGCGGAATTGGAACGCCAACGACTGGAGGCGGAGCGCCTGGCCGAGCTGAAGGCtcaggaggaggaggccgaGCGCCAGCGCCTTTTCGAGGAAGAATCTATGCGACTGGCCGAGGAACAGCGCCGTGGTGAGGAGGAGCGCCTGCGCAAGGCCATCGAG GAAGCACAGCAAcgcgaggaggaggagcagcgtAAGCGTGAGGACGAGGAACGACAGCGTGTGGAGCGAGAGGAGGCCGAGAAGAAGGCCAAGGAGGAGGCGGAGAAGCAGCGCGTCGAGGTGGCCGAGCGACTCAAGCGTGAGGAGAAGGAGCGCGAAGAGCGCCGCAAGAGAGTCGAGGCGATTATGTCGCGCACCCGCAAAGGAGGAGCCGCCGCGCCCTCCAAG GATGGTAGCGACAAAGCAGCTCCTGCAGCCACGGCACCTGCGAACAATAGTAGCAGCAACAGCgacaccaacagcagcaacaattcAGCTGGCGGTTCGCCCAGTTCTGCAgatgccacgcccacgccaAATGAAACGCCTGCAGAAACAGTAACTGCCTCAGAGCCGCCCAACAGCCAGGCAATGTATGAGCAATCGGTGCTAGACAAGCAGAACTCGCTCATCAACAGCTTCTCGACGATGATAATCGACGAGAATGCCAAGAATCTGCAGCAGGTTAGCAACGGCAAGTTGCTGGCCGATTTCGAGGGAACCAACACAGTCCCAGCGGTGGCCAATGGCAATGGTCATATCGAGAATgtcaacaacaaaaa CGACATTAACCTCCTGCAGGATGTTGTCGCCCCAGCTGCCACTCAGCTGATCGACCTGAGTATCGAGTCACAAGATCTACACTTGAACAATAACAACAGCTTGCTGACGAGCACAGCGGCAACCACCACGCTAGTCACTGCTGATAGTCACGAGAATAAAG atATATCGTTGCTGTGA
- the ens gene encoding MAP7 domain-containing protein 2 isoform X1 codes for MASLGHENYSNNPEVENTSKRADSREGSAERKASKDREEKLRYARDRQNEERQRKIEELRAQAEAAQRYREQKEEERRRRIEEIRVRDTEKRHQVEERKKAIVEAEKERREYILKKNLERDSRIEIKKRDRNSIGFAFGSSTPRLLDVPADYGLVSPSAFWGQRRSTSISNVAGATLSRRSSERELADSGAKKRASSSTDRHDDHRRKSSSMYEVFNWGYSNDEPPKRFSLSIAGSEINIDGPAPPQRPPAPTSSSSTSATKQTAHRPHPPTTTTTTTSTTTTGQNYNHNSYRKEDNVDTSPMVFRSVYRRKTDLMPTIPSPRDGHYGSRGSLSTTPARTPGRAYSMNRLDQLAQPIRRNGEHVRAILERERRERELEMLDETSSLGGGRRSASGSARARRAGSAGSGSSSAAGIMSRSMTHLAGGGGGGGGSRGKYSLGGGISTSFRPLGSGAGGQRDSTSKSMTQISSWSVYGSTTSTPPNHHNLHRQSTLGLQTAATKKYLQSSFASASSSASFRSNANLKTTGRGQQQQYAISTNPHHRFLDLDPNSLLLMNSASLLVNAGSRSGNATPGGHFNSSRPGSAMSTSTNMSTSGLVNRRPATAPRKPRPASIAGTGMSLEEINKLKKEQKPPVKTTAASPSAQTTPKRTQNLMSTSMIVTSSSSRQSAEKKTPSKREPLVPKAASASKALPNRTASSERISRLSREPKIKDNSAMTRSMIVTSSSSTTTTTKVAAAPAPAPAPAPAPVPVAAPAPEQNGVAKVAENTPAEVAVPTVAVIAETPVAAPAVSKAEKEALNSEKTEEVARQVEATAVPPETEAVFQIASVNVEEKSDEGTEKESSPKPQEPVQVVSKQSRSKENSEVRELTPPEGADLMTASMMAKKITTEEEAKAALAERRRLAREEAERQAELERQRLEAERLAELKAQEEEAERQRLFEEESMRLAEEQRRGEEERLRKAIEEAQQREEEEQRKREDEERQRVEREEAEKKAKEEAEKQRVEVAERLKREEKEREERRKRVEAIMSRTRKGGAAAPSKDGSDKAAPAATAPANNSSSNSDTNSSNNSAGGSPSSADATPTPNETPAETVTASEPPNSQAMYEQSVLDKQNSLINSFSTMIIDENAKNLQQVSNGKLLADFEGTNTVPAVANGNGHIENVNNKNDINLLQDVVAPAATQLIDLSIESQDLHLNNNNSLLTSTAATTTLVTADSHENKDISLL; via the exons ATGGCGAGTCTTGGCCACGAAAATTATTCGAATAATCCCGAAG TGGAAAACACATCCAAGCGAGCCGACAGCCGCGAGGGCAGCGCCGAGCGTAAAG CGTCCAAAGACCGCGAGGAGAAGCTGAGGTACGCCCGCGACCGACAAAATGAGGAGCGACAGCGAAAGATCGAGGAGCTGCGCGCCCAGGCAGAGGCCGCCCAAAGGTATCGCGAACAGAAAGAGGAGGAGCGTCGGCGCCGCATCGAGGAGATTCGCGTCCGGGACACAGAAAAGCGCCACCAGGTGGAGGAACGCAAGAAGGCCATAGTCGAGGCCGAAAAAGAGCGTCGCGAGTACATCCTCAAAAAGAATCTA GAACGCGACTCCCGAATAGAAATCAAGAAACGGGACAGAAACTCTATTGGCTTTGCGTTTGGCTCGTCGACTCCTCGCCTGCTGGATGTGCCCGCGGATTATGGTCTGGTATCGCCCAGTGCCTTTTGGGGTCAGCGGAG GTCCACATCCATATCAAACGTTGCCGGCGCCACGCTCTCACGTCGAAGTTCGGAGCGAGAACTTGCCGACAGTGGTGCTAAGAAGCGTGCCTCATCCTCGACGGATCGACACGATG ATCACCGACGTAAATCTTCGTCCATGTACGAGGTGTTCAATTGGGGCTATTCCAATGATGAGCCGCCCAAGCGCTTCTCGCTCTCCATTGCCGGCAGCGAGATCAATATCGATGGGCCGGCGCCACCTCAGCGTCCCCCAGCGCccacttcttcttcttctacttCTGCTACCAAACAAACAGCGCACAGACCCCATCCaccaactacaacaacaacaacaactagcaCCACAACTACAGGCCAAAACTACAACCATAACTCGTATCGTAAGG AAGATAACGTTGATACATCACCCATGGTGTTCCGAAGCGTTTACCGCAGGAAAACGGACCTCATGCCGACAATACCCAGCCCCCGAGACGGGCATTATGGTTCGCGAGGCTCCCTGAGCACCACGCCGGCCAGAACCCCAG GACGTGCCTACTCGATGAACCGCCTGGACCAGCTGGCGCAACCGATACGCCGCAACGGAGAGCATGTGCGTGCCATTCTGGAGCGGGAGCGACGCGAACGAGAACTGGAGATGCTAGACGAGACCTCCTCCCTTGGCGGGGGCCGGCGCAGTGCCTCCGGCAGTGCTCGAGCACGGCGGGCGGGCAGCGCCGGTAGCGGTAGTTCCAGTGCCGCCGGCATCATGTCCCGCAGCATGACCCACCTGgctggtggcggcggcggcggaggaggCTCGCGCGGAAAGTACTCCCTGGGCGGCGGGATATCGACCAGTTTCCGGCCATTGGGCAGCGGAGCCGGAGGGCAGCGCGACTCGACCAGTAAGAGCATGACCCAGATTAGCAGTTGGTCGGTTTATGGCAGCACCACCTCGACACCACCCAACCACCACAATCTGCACCGCCAGTCCACACTTGGGCTGCAAACTGCGGCAACTAAGAAATACCTCCAGTCATCATTTGCCTCAGCCTCATCCTCCGCATCCTTCCGCTCGAACGCGAACCTTAAAACGACCGGGCgtggccagcagcagcaatatgCGATCTCTACTAACCCCCACCACCGTTTTCTCGATCTCGATCCCAACTCATTGTTGCTCATGAACTCTGCTAGTTTGTTAGTGAATGCAG GCTCGCGATCGGGAAATGCCACGCCCGGTGGACACTTCAACAGCTCAAGGCCCGGCAGCGCCATGTCCACTTCGACAAATATGTCCACATCCGGTCTGGTCAACAGGCGACCGGCCACAGCGCCCAGGAAGCCAAGGCCCGCCAGTATCGCTGGCACGGGCATGTCTCTTGAGG AGATCAACAAGCTTAAAAAGGAGCAGAAGCCGCCCGTTAAAACGACAGCCGCCTCGCCGTCCGCACAAACGACCCCCAAACGAACACAGAACCTTATGTCCACCTCCATGATCGTGACCTCCAGCTCATCGCGGCAGAGTGCCGAAAAGAAGACTCCCTCAAAGAGA gaACCCTTGGTGCCCAAGGCAGCATCTGCTTCCAAGGCTCTGCCAAATCGCACCGCAAGCTCAGAACGGATCAGCCGACTCAGCAGGGAACCCAAAATCAAGGATAACTCTGCCATGACGAGGTCTATGATCGTCACCAGTAGCAGTTCTACAACAACCACCACAAAAGTAGCTgcagctccagctccggctCCCGCTCCTGCACCCGCACCTGTACCCGTTGCTGCACCAGCTCCGGAACAGAATGGAGTGGCTAAGGTGGCTGAGAATACCCCCGCAGAGGTGGCAGTACCAACGGTTGCAGTTATTGCCGAGACTCCCGTTGCTGCGCCTGCAGTGAGCAAGGCTGAAAAGGAGGCCTTGAACTCTGAGAAGACCGAGGAAGTGGCTCGTCAGGTAGAGGCAACAGCTGTGCCACCAGAGACAGAGGCCGTCTTCCAGATTGCCTCTGTTAATGTGGAGGAGAAGTCCGACGAGGGCACGGAGAAGGAATCCAGCCCCAAGCCACAGGAGCCAGTTCAGGTTGTCAGCAAACAGTCGCGGAGCAAGGAGAACTCAGAGGTGCGAGAGTTGACGCCGCCGGAGGGGGCTGATCTGATGACAGCATCGATGATGGCCAAAAAGATCACGACCGAGGAGGAAGCCAAGGCCGCTTTGGCCGAAAGACGACGCCTGGCCCGCGAGGAGGCCGAACGACAGGCGGAATTGGAACGCCAACGACTGGAGGCGGAGCGCCTGGCCGAGCTGAAGGCtcaggaggaggaggccgaGCGCCAGCGCCTTTTCGAGGAAGAATCTATGCGACTGGCCGAGGAACAGCGCCGTGGTGAGGAGGAGCGCCTGCGCAAGGCCATCGAG GAAGCACAGCAAcgcgaggaggaggagcagcgtAAGCGTGAGGACGAGGAACGACAGCGTGTGGAGCGAGAGGAGGCCGAGAAGAAGGCCAAGGAGGAGGCGGAGAAGCAGCGCGTCGAGGTGGCCGAGCGACTCAAGCGTGAGGAGAAGGAGCGCGAAGAGCGCCGCAAGAGAGTCGAGGCGATTATGTCGCGCACCCGCAAAGGAGGAGCCGCCGCGCCCTCCAAG GATGGTAGCGACAAAGCAGCTCCTGCAGCCACGGCACCTGCGAACAATAGTAGCAGCAACAGCgacaccaacagcagcaacaattcAGCTGGCGGTTCGCCCAGTTCTGCAgatgccacgcccacgccaAATGAAACGCCTGCAGAAACAGTAACTGCCTCAGAGCCGCCCAACAGCCAGGCAATGTATGAGCAATCGGTGCTAGACAAGCAGAACTCGCTCATCAACAGCTTCTCGACGATGATAATCGACGAGAATGCCAAGAATCTGCAGCAGGTTAGCAACGGCAAGTTGCTGGCCGATTTCGAGGGAACCAACACAGTCCCAGCGGTGGCCAATGGCAATGGTCATATCGAGAATgtcaacaacaaaaa CGACATTAACCTCCTGCAGGATGTTGTCGCCCCAGCTGCCACTCAGCTGATCGACCTGAGTATCGAGTCACAAGATCTACACTTGAACAATAACAACAGCTTGCTGACGAGCACAGCGGCAACCACCACGCTAGTCACTGCTGATAGTCACGAGAATAAAG atATATCGTTGCTGTGA
- the ens gene encoding MAP7 domain-containing protein 2 isoform X2 codes for MASLGHENYSNNPEVENTSKRADSREGSAERKASKDREEKLRYARDRQNEERQRKIEELRAQAEAAQRYREQKEEERRRRIEEIRVRDTEKRHQVEERKKAIVEAEKERREYILKKNLERDSRIEIKKRDRNSIGFAFGSSTPRLLDVPADYGLVSPSAFWGQRRSTSISNVAGATLSRRSSERELADSGAKKRASSSTDRHDDHRRKSSSMYEVFNWGYSNDEPPKRFSLSIAGSEINIDGPAPPQRPPAPTSSSSTSATKQTAHRPHPPTTTTTTTSTTTTGQNYNHNSYRKEDNVDTSPMVFRSVYRRKTDLMPTIPSPRDGHYGSRGSLSTTPARTPGRAYSMNRLDQLAQPIRRNGEHVRAILERERRERELEMLDETSSLGGGRRSASGSARARRAGSAGSGSSSAAGIMSRSMTHLAGGGGGGGGSRGKYSLGGGISTSFRPLGSGAGGQRDSTSSRSGNATPGGHFNSSRPGSAMSTSTNMSTSGLVNRRPATAPRKPRPASIAGTGMSLEEINKLKKEQKPPVKTTAASPSAQTTPKRTQNLMSTSMIVTSSSSRQSAEKKTPSKREPLVPKAASASKALPNRTASSERISRLSREPKIKDNSAMTRSMIVTSSSSTTTTTKVAAAPAPAPAPAPAPVPVAAPAPEQNGVAKVAENTPAEVAVPTVAVIAETPVAAPAVSKAEKEALNSEKTEEVARQVEATAVPPETEAVFQIASVNVEEKSDEGTEKESSPKPQEPVQVVSKQSRSKENSEVRELTPPEGADLMTASMMAKKITTEEEAKAALAERRRLAREEAERQAELERQRLEAERLAELKAQEEEAERQRLFEEESMRLAEEQRRGEEERLRKAIEEAQQREEEEQRKREDEERQRVEREEAEKKAKEEAEKQRVEVAERLKREEKEREERRKRVEAIMSRTRKGGAAAPSKDGSDKAAPAATAPANNSSSNSDTNSSNNSAGGSPSSADATPTPNETPAETVTASEPPNSQAMYEQSVLDKQNSLINSFSTMIIDENAKNLQQVSNGKLLADFEGTNTVPAVANGNGHIENVNNKNDINLLQDVVAPAATQLIDLSIESQDLHLNNNNSLLTSTAATTTLVTADSHENKDISLL; via the exons ATGGCGAGTCTTGGCCACGAAAATTATTCGAATAATCCCGAAG TGGAAAACACATCCAAGCGAGCCGACAGCCGCGAGGGCAGCGCCGAGCGTAAAG CGTCCAAAGACCGCGAGGAGAAGCTGAGGTACGCCCGCGACCGACAAAATGAGGAGCGACAGCGAAAGATCGAGGAGCTGCGCGCCCAGGCAGAGGCCGCCCAAAGGTATCGCGAACAGAAAGAGGAGGAGCGTCGGCGCCGCATCGAGGAGATTCGCGTCCGGGACACAGAAAAGCGCCACCAGGTGGAGGAACGCAAGAAGGCCATAGTCGAGGCCGAAAAAGAGCGTCGCGAGTACATCCTCAAAAAGAATCTA GAACGCGACTCCCGAATAGAAATCAAGAAACGGGACAGAAACTCTATTGGCTTTGCGTTTGGCTCGTCGACTCCTCGCCTGCTGGATGTGCCCGCGGATTATGGTCTGGTATCGCCCAGTGCCTTTTGGGGTCAGCGGAG GTCCACATCCATATCAAACGTTGCCGGCGCCACGCTCTCACGTCGAAGTTCGGAGCGAGAACTTGCCGACAGTGGTGCTAAGAAGCGTGCCTCATCCTCGACGGATCGACACGATG ATCACCGACGTAAATCTTCGTCCATGTACGAGGTGTTCAATTGGGGCTATTCCAATGATGAGCCGCCCAAGCGCTTCTCGCTCTCCATTGCCGGCAGCGAGATCAATATCGATGGGCCGGCGCCACCTCAGCGTCCCCCAGCGCccacttcttcttcttctacttCTGCTACCAAACAAACAGCGCACAGACCCCATCCaccaactacaacaacaacaacaactagcaCCACAACTACAGGCCAAAACTACAACCATAACTCGTATCGTAAGG AAGATAACGTTGATACATCACCCATGGTGTTCCGAAGCGTTTACCGCAGGAAAACGGACCTCATGCCGACAATACCCAGCCCCCGAGACGGGCATTATGGTTCGCGAGGCTCCCTGAGCACCACGCCGGCCAGAACCCCAG GACGTGCCTACTCGATGAACCGCCTGGACCAGCTGGCGCAACCGATACGCCGCAACGGAGAGCATGTGCGTGCCATTCTGGAGCGGGAGCGACGCGAACGAGAACTGGAGATGCTAGACGAGACCTCCTCCCTTGGCGGGGGCCGGCGCAGTGCCTCCGGCAGTGCTCGAGCACGGCGGGCGGGCAGCGCCGGTAGCGGTAGTTCCAGTGCCGCCGGCATCATGTCCCGCAGCATGACCCACCTGgctggtggcggcggcggcggaggaggCTCGCGCGGAAAGTACTCCCTGGGCGGCGGGATATCGACCAGTTTCCGGCCATTGGGCAGCGGAGCCGGAGGGCAGCGCGACTCGACCA GCTCGCGATCGGGAAATGCCACGCCCGGTGGACACTTCAACAGCTCAAGGCCCGGCAGCGCCATGTCCACTTCGACAAATATGTCCACATCCGGTCTGGTCAACAGGCGACCGGCCACAGCGCCCAGGAAGCCAAGGCCCGCCAGTATCGCTGGCACGGGCATGTCTCTTGAGG AGATCAACAAGCTTAAAAAGGAGCAGAAGCCGCCCGTTAAAACGACAGCCGCCTCGCCGTCCGCACAAACGACCCCCAAACGAACACAGAACCTTATGTCCACCTCCATGATCGTGACCTCCAGCTCATCGCGGCAGAGTGCCGAAAAGAAGACTCCCTCAAAGAGA gaACCCTTGGTGCCCAAGGCAGCATCTGCTTCCAAGGCTCTGCCAAATCGCACCGCAAGCTCAGAACGGATCAGCCGACTCAGCAGGGAACCCAAAATCAAGGATAACTCTGCCATGACGAGGTCTATGATCGTCACCAGTAGCAGTTCTACAACAACCACCACAAAAGTAGCTgcagctccagctccggctCCCGCTCCTGCACCCGCACCTGTACCCGTTGCTGCACCAGCTCCGGAACAGAATGGAGTGGCTAAGGTGGCTGAGAATACCCCCGCAGAGGTGGCAGTACCAACGGTTGCAGTTATTGCCGAGACTCCCGTTGCTGCGCCTGCAGTGAGCAAGGCTGAAAAGGAGGCCTTGAACTCTGAGAAGACCGAGGAAGTGGCTCGTCAGGTAGAGGCAACAGCTGTGCCACCAGAGACAGAGGCCGTCTTCCAGATTGCCTCTGTTAATGTGGAGGAGAAGTCCGACGAGGGCACGGAGAAGGAATCCAGCCCCAAGCCACAGGAGCCAGTTCAGGTTGTCAGCAAACAGTCGCGGAGCAAGGAGAACTCAGAGGTGCGAGAGTTGACGCCGCCGGAGGGGGCTGATCTGATGACAGCATCGATGATGGCCAAAAAGATCACGACCGAGGAGGAAGCCAAGGCCGCTTTGGCCGAAAGACGACGCCTGGCCCGCGAGGAGGCCGAACGACAGGCGGAATTGGAACGCCAACGACTGGAGGCGGAGCGCCTGGCCGAGCTGAAGGCtcaggaggaggaggccgaGCGCCAGCGCCTTTTCGAGGAAGAATCTATGCGACTGGCCGAGGAACAGCGCCGTGGTGAGGAGGAGCGCCTGCGCAAGGCCATCGAG GAAGCACAGCAAcgcgaggaggaggagcagcgtAAGCGTGAGGACGAGGAACGACAGCGTGTGGAGCGAGAGGAGGCCGAGAAGAAGGCCAAGGAGGAGGCGGAGAAGCAGCGCGTCGAGGTGGCCGAGCGACTCAAGCGTGAGGAGAAGGAGCGCGAAGAGCGCCGCAAGAGAGTCGAGGCGATTATGTCGCGCACCCGCAAAGGAGGAGCCGCCGCGCCCTCCAAG GATGGTAGCGACAAAGCAGCTCCTGCAGCCACGGCACCTGCGAACAATAGTAGCAGCAACAGCgacaccaacagcagcaacaattcAGCTGGCGGTTCGCCCAGTTCTGCAgatgccacgcccacgccaAATGAAACGCCTGCAGAAACAGTAACTGCCTCAGAGCCGCCCAACAGCCAGGCAATGTATGAGCAATCGGTGCTAGACAAGCAGAACTCGCTCATCAACAGCTTCTCGACGATGATAATCGACGAGAATGCCAAGAATCTGCAGCAGGTTAGCAACGGCAAGTTGCTGGCCGATTTCGAGGGAACCAACACAGTCCCAGCGGTGGCCAATGGCAATGGTCATATCGAGAATgtcaacaacaaaaa CGACATTAACCTCCTGCAGGATGTTGTCGCCCCAGCTGCCACTCAGCTGATCGACCTGAGTATCGAGTCACAAGATCTACACTTGAACAATAACAACAGCTTGCTGACGAGCACAGCGGCAACCACCACGCTAGTCACTGCTGATAGTCACGAGAATAAAG atATATCGTTGCTGTGA